One Novipirellula galeiformis DNA segment encodes these proteins:
- a CDS encoding outer membrane protein assembly factor BamB family protein: protein MFYVLAIWIGLTTSVPDAWPAFLGAGAGPRDATALPLTWSPTEHIAWIKSVPGHGQSSPVVWGNRVFVTSVEGAQKDTYYTVCLDTADGSELWRNELTNSAPVTNSHYVSRAAPTPVVDEHRVIAVFESGDCVAYDHAGKTQWTRTLVKEEGPFVAEFGLGASPCQTESTVFVLLEHDGPSSLLALDKQTGKTLWKAPRDPRRSWSSPAVIEVEGAPQIVVSSAGTVDGYDPGTGTLLWSFKDVGGNTSTTPMNIGGGRFLIGASPGRNGENAGSAADSNGLMQITREGGTWTATRQWTATKATPTWASPIVHQGLAYWINRSGVIHCFDATTGEALFTERSKQSSWATPYGVGNRVYFFGKDGLVTVLSAGREFNVLAENATWDEGTLPPETKLAEESSEQRRRAAAMFSKPTLYGVAVTEDAFLLRVGNAVICVR from the coding sequence GCCGTTGACGTGGTCGCCGACCGAGCACATTGCCTGGATCAAATCGGTTCCCGGTCATGGCCAATCGAGTCCTGTGGTTTGGGGCAACCGTGTGTTTGTCACCAGTGTCGAGGGGGCACAGAAGGATACGTACTACACCGTTTGTTTGGACACCGCCGACGGAAGTGAGTTGTGGCGCAATGAGCTTACCAACTCGGCTCCGGTGACCAACAGTCATTACGTCAGCCGCGCCGCTCCCACACCCGTGGTCGATGAGCATCGCGTGATTGCGGTGTTTGAAAGCGGCGACTGTGTCGCTTACGACCACGCGGGGAAAACGCAATGGACACGAACGCTGGTGAAGGAGGAAGGCCCCTTTGTTGCCGAGTTTGGACTCGGGGCCTCTCCGTGCCAGACGGAGTCGACGGTATTTGTCTTATTGGAACACGATGGGCCGAGCAGTTTGTTGGCCCTCGATAAGCAAACCGGAAAAACATTGTGGAAGGCGCCGCGGGATCCACGACGCAGCTGGAGCTCCCCGGCGGTGATCGAAGTGGAAGGTGCACCGCAAATCGTCGTCAGCTCGGCTGGCACCGTGGACGGTTACGATCCTGGAACCGGTACCTTGCTATGGTCGTTTAAGGACGTCGGTGGCAACACATCCACCACGCCGATGAACATTGGCGGCGGGCGATTTTTGATCGGTGCTTCGCCCGGTCGCAACGGCGAAAACGCCGGATCCGCAGCCGATTCGAATGGTCTGATGCAAATCACACGTGAGGGCGGCACTTGGACCGCAACACGACAATGGACCGCCACCAAAGCGACTCCCACGTGGGCCTCGCCGATTGTCCACCAAGGGTTGGCGTATTGGATCAACCGATCCGGTGTGATCCATTGCTTTGACGCCACAACCGGCGAAGCGTTATTTACCGAACGCAGCAAACAATCGAGTTGGGCGACTCCCTACGGCGTAGGAAATCGCGTTTACTTCTTTGGCAAAGACGGCTTGGTCACCGTCTTATCCGCGGGTCGCGAGTTCAACGTGTTGGCGGAGAACGCCACTTGGGATGAGGGCACGTTGCCGCCGGAAACCAAGTTGGCCGAAGAATCATCCGAACAACGGCGGCGTGCCGCGGCGATGTTCAGCAAACCGACGTTGTACGGCGTCGCCGTCACCGAAGATGCCTTCCTGTTGCGCGTCGGCAACGCCGTTATCTGCGTCCGCTAA